In Centroberyx gerrardi isolate f3 chromosome 7, fCenGer3.hap1.cur.20231027, whole genome shotgun sequence, the sequence tgagggtggataataaaaataaaaaaaataataataaaatgtgtgaTTTACTCCTTTAAAGGCATACTATGCAGGGTTTTCCCCATGCTACATATTGTTTAACCTCTTATGAAAAAGTAGTACACttaagtatttttttaataGTAAACTTTAAGTATAAAAGGTATGCTGActaaaagtgaaagtaaaaatatTTTGCTTCCACACAAATGTAACTGTTTTGTCAGCTCCATTGCCACCAATGTAAATTCATTTAATTATGCTTTTGATATTAGGGTAACTTCAGGTGTTGTACCGGTCACCATTCATGAGCGAAAGGTACAGTCACATTAAAAACTGTCCTGTAGCAGGATCAGTCATCCtcagataaataaatgttgcTGGAAAGATGTCATTGGTCCTCATTTCACTAAGGTCTCTGTCACACCCTGACTACTCCAATCACTATTAGGAAGTTTACTGTCTTGTATCAACATTAGccaaataaaatgtgatatGGAATAATATACCAATGatcaaagacttttttttttcttttgcaatgGACCAAACAGTTCTTCCTCACACAGTTTTCTTACACTGAtgctttgcatttacatttgatgtttttagctCCAACTcaattgttttatatttcaggtACATCAGtgacattcttatttacagtcATTTCCATTAAGTGATTAGTTAGATTTAGGTTAATCTTTGTAAAGTCCTTGAGacatgcttttgtgatgaagggctgtataaataaacctgacagCTTCCCCCCACATTTGAGGAATGTTTATAACTGACATTCTTATCTACAGTACCCTAAATGTTCAATAAGTAAATCACACTAAGTacaataattatataataacaGTAAGCTTTACAACTGTCAACACTATAAGCAATCAATCGTAATGAGTGCAAGGGACAAAGCCAGAGTCaagagatggaacaaatattcctgtctTCCAAGAATTATGTAGGTGACAGAAATATGATCAAAtaatttatgttttctttttcaaaaacaaatgatACAAACTGTGTACATATTTTCGTTACCAGCATTTGCTTTCCTTATATTTTCGTAGACTTTTCGTAGATAAAGGCCTTGACAAGGTTGTGTTCAGTAGAACCTccaaaatggaaagaaatgttAATTATATTTACTTTTGTTATGatgaatacaaaacattttcagatCTTATTAATCATGAATGAAGTCCtcaacagaacaaaataaatgattatAGCCACAGTGTCCATCTCTTAGAGTCTCACGCCACAGCCCACCGccagcatgagtgtgtttgctgATACCAAAATAGCTTCAGTTTAAATCAAAACGATTTTCAAGAGAtgattatttttacttttaatttctAGATAAACATCTCGGCCAGCTGTAAACGGGTTTTGGTGGGTATCTAATGCACTTTAAAGCATTTTAGGAGAGAAATGTCAGTGAGCAGCGCTTCCCACGACGGTGCATAGGTGAGGTTTGGAGCCTCCCCGAACAAAATGCAGAAACCTTCAGCGCTCTACATGACTTCAATATGAAGAGACACAAGTCTGCTATCGGGTCCATTCGCTGCTAGACTTCAGTATTTCTCCCAGATCtgtattttagacatttatcgatgaagagaaaacacaagctGCACGGCATTCCGCCTGCACAAAGCACGGTGGGCTGAGTGGAGTCTACACGGTTCTCACGGTGTGTTTAAGTCCCACCCCCTGCTCCGGCTTCACTACCAGTCCAGTCAGACTCCCAGTTTGGTGTGTATCTGAACAAACGACAGAGAAGAGAATGGCAGAAGTCGCCCCAGCTCCAGCCGCCCCCGCCCCGGCCAAAGCAGCCAAGAAGAAGGCTCCCAGGCCGAAGAAGGCCGGCCCCAGCCTCGGTGAGCTGATCGTTAAAGCTGTGTCCGCCTCCAAGGAGCGGAGCGGCGTGTCTCTGGCCGCCCTCAAGAAGAGCCTGGCTGCCGGAGGCTACGACGTGGACAAGAACAAGGCCCGCGTCAAGATCGCCGTCAAGAGCCTGGTGGCTAAGGGCGCTCTGCTCCAGACCAAGGGGACCGGGGCCTCCGGCTCCTTCAAGATCAACAAGAAGGCCGACACCAAGCCCAACAAGCCGGCCAAGAAGGCCGCCCCGAAAGCCAAGAAGCCCGCTGCCAAGAAACCCCTCAAGAGCCCCAAGAAGGCGACCAAGAGTCCCAAGAAGGTGGCCAAGAAGCCCGCAGCCGCCAAGAAATCCCCCAAGAAAGCAAAGAAGCCCGCAGCGGCCAAGAAACCAGCCAAGAGCCCCAAGAAGGCGACCAAGAGTCCCAAGAAGGTGGCCAAGAGCCCCCAGAAGGTGGCCAAGAGTCCCAAGAAGGTGGCCAAGAGCCCCAAGAACGTGGCCAAGAGCCCCAAGAAGGTGGCCAAAAAGCCCGCTGCTGCCAAGAAAGCACCAGCGAAGAAGGCTGCCAAGCCCAAGGTGGCGAAGAAGAAGGCAGCACCCAAGAAGAAgtaaacatacaaacaatacTTCATCCACAAAAGGCTCTTCTAAGAGCCACCCACAAGTTCAATGAAAGAGCACCTGATTAATGCACTTGTGCCAAATATAACAATACATGTACAAGTTCATTACTTAAACAAAGTATTAATTAGCCTACTCAGTATTAACTCAGCTGTAGGCCAACAAGCTGCATTTTATCTAGCCTAGATGAGGTGATTGAGGTGATAGTTATAATATCCAAAGCCTATTTGCAGAGGAATAGTCAAGTGAAAATAACTCTGCTTCAATATTCATACTATCCATTCTTTGACCCCATTTGTCCACAGTTCTGTTTCTGTAATCAGGTTACTTACTGACCAACACTGTAAAAAGCAGCCGTATCCATAAGTTCATGTTAAATTTAACTTTAGATACAAATGCCAGtcggacaaacaaacaaaaaataacaaatggaCCCATCTTCTTCAGTTGGCCTACTATTTGACATCAAGAGAAGCCTATAACTATTAATTTCATTAACATAATTATTAACTTCATAACTCATTCACTACACCCCATCTTTGATCagattttaatttaataatcATATTAGTCTAGTATCAGATTCGTATTTGCATTTAGACTTTGATCATACATTTATTACATAGGctattgtattaaaaaataaagataaattgCCTACAAAAACAATGTCTTTAAAGAAATATTCTTTAAATGGGAGAAATAAAGTATATATAGCCTAGTAGTTTAATGTATTCCATCCTatcttttatcattttttccACAATGTTTTAGTTGTGATACATtcaaggagaggaaaagaataGCCTACCAGAAAATTGAGAAATATATATGAATTTGATTACAGTTTTAGAAGGTTTACATGTTGTAAGCTCCATACTCTAGATTAAATATAAAAAGAGTGACAAAACTTTCACTTTTTGTAACTTATACATTTACTACTTACTGTAAGAGCCACCTCAACCCTCACAAAGAGTTACAGTTCTTATGCTTCTGGCTACAGTTATGAATCTTATTTGGGTGTTAAACAACGCAAATGTTGTTTAATTTAGCAATTTGACTTGTCACCGAACACAAATCACCACAGATgttgtagtttagttttagcATTGATCAACGCATACACTCTTACAGTTGTATGTTAAAATAGTTTGAGAAGGCACCCAACGGAAAGAGAGTAGGCTAttaaacagacacatttttgtTATCATTGTAGGCTATATTAGGCTGAACAATGTTCAGTGTTATTTCAAAGCTGTGAGGAGAAGATCAAAGTGATGCACAATACTGAGGGGTATCTTATTCCAGAAAGCGGGATTGGCAAATTATGCAGATCTAACTCAGAATTCACTGAAAACCGAGATCAGAGTAAATCTAGATCAGTTGCTATGGCAATTTATGTTCTCAAACTAACCTCTGTGGCTCAAGATAAACCCGACTGAGTCTGCAGCATTTAGCATCACACAACTCAGTTCGTTCAACTTGTCTCGAAAATTACTTTCCCTGTCATGGAAGATCCCGTCTACATGCAAGCTcaaattattctttttttctcccacttCTGACTtaatatctcacaattctgacttttttcccctcacaattctgactttatatctctgTATTTCTTTAAATTAGGTTGTGCCTGCATGCAGCCTAGTCTGAGGAATGTCTCAGAGTGTGTAGGACAGTATTAGCCTGCATGCTTTTTTCCTCAGTCATTTGACAGAATGATAATACTTTGAGAGGCTCCATCATCTATATTTTCACAATATTGAGTAATTAATCTATTTTTTCTGTGTGGATTTATTATGTACTTTAATATAACCCCTAAACAACAGTAATGGATGAATAACAGTATGAATAAATAACAGTAGTTTTGGTATCCGTGCAAAGTGAACTGGAGTCTTTGTATGAAAAGAacacaatgacaacaacacaaGAATGATTATTATTGTATTGCCATTACATTATTTGTCCTGTAGAGGGGATTGTTCATCTTGTCAGCATTTACTGCAGCTCTTTGATAAACTGCAGTATATATTGTATGTACCACTACTTTTTACTGATATGAGCTGGGATGTTTCCTCCACATTCTCAAACAATACTTGTTGCATTTTCTTCTACTATAAACTCAGAAGACAAGATATGTAAGAACTTACTGCCACTGGATTTACGTCCTAATGACATCCTGGAAGTGTGAAACTCTGGTGTGTTAAATGTGTTCCTAATGTAAGTGTATACTACTGTTTTagtaccatacacacacagattagtATTATGCTTATATCTGCTGTCTACTGTATGTATCATGTACTTGGTGAGATCTGGAATATCCTGTatgatgaagaaagaaagaaacattgaCACAACACAATCaggtttttacttgttttttaaaACAGCTTTTATAAACGGTCCCCACAAAGCAATTTACTGATATGTGGTCAGGCAGACACTCCACAGCGAGTGCTCTGTAAAATCCTACTTATATGACTAATACAGACTTGAAAGAACAGAAAGGCTTGTACGAATTCATCCCTAAACACACCAGGTCTGAATACAAAtctcaaatgaaaatgagaggaaaaacaatcacCCTACAGTGGGAGGCAGttacacagaaaacaaatgtCATTTGGATCACAAAATATTCAACATAGCTACATCAATATTGTACTATTCTTATCTCATGTTCATACAGAACCTTTACAGAGATGCTACAAGGTTATTCATGTGAAGGGCTGCATGTATGAGAAGGGATTAAGGCTTGCCACGCCTCAGGTGTCACAACAGAATAGATGTGTGCTTTTCCAAAGCCATTGAAGTCGGTAGACTTGCAAACTGTGTAAGCACCTATGTTGTCAAAGAGAAGCCAGTCTCCCACTTGTAACTCAGGCAGGCTGCAGTCGTCAGTAATCTTGTCCATGCTGTCGCAGGTTGGACCCCAGATGACAGACCGGTATCTCTGCTCACTGCTCTCAACTGTCTATGTAGAGCAAAGTAAAACAACTCAAGACACACAATTAACTTGAAGCCATTAtagctaaaaaaataaataaataaataaaaaggagtgCCCTCTGTACCTGTGTTTCAGATACACACCTATGGTTGTGTGTGACTAAAGTGAGTTTATTACTTTCTTCATATGTTATTGTAGTTTAATGATTATTTGTAGATTGAATGTGATCAAATGCTTGACTAGTGTATGTTTATTGCTAAATGCTATAATGGTCACCTTGCCTGTTTGCCTTGAGACTACAGATTTATAGtattgtgtgtaagtgtgcagTGTACATGATTCATTAACTGTAGTTCTTAATTAAGGAGATGAAACATCTAGGAATCCTTATAACCTAATTTAGATTCACACTTCTAAAGATAGCTATAAGTTTGCCATtcgctgataaaaaaaaaaaaaggaatattcaatgcaatatggttttaataggataaaaacttggtaagagcatcatgagtttgatttctataatcagttcaACTTTGATTAATTCAATCATTCcacacaaattcagaaaacagaacacAGAATTTAAATTAAACCATTATTGTTCTTAACGGTCAGTCTGGCCTGTTAAAACTAAACATCAGCAGACGACTTGTAGGTTGAGTTTAATGTGATCTAGTCGATGGATACAGCTGAAATCCTCCCCTAACAGCCGTAGTTGTCAACACTGGAAGCAGAAGCGATGAATGCGCCTGGAGCGTTCCCGTGGCCTAGTGGCGTGTTCACAGAgcacaaaaaaatacagattcATACGGCTTCTGGTGGCTTCTAAAGAAAAATGAGCCCAAGGATTTAAAACTGATACTTCAAAGggtcaaagacaaaaaaaaaagtctgagctttacaaacatttcttttctAATGTACTCTCTAATGTAATCTCCATGGGAAAAAAGTCGTTTTGGGCCCCATGGCGTCAGTAACTTGCAGTTCAGAGCCTGGCTACTAACGGTGAAAGCAGATATCCACTTTCCCAAAACAAACTCTTTCATCTGTGGAAATTTCCCGTGCAGATCAGCGTGGTAAAAACTGATAAGTTCTTTAATGGACACACAGGAGAACATCCTAACATTAAAAGTCATTATGTAGGCGACAGCAGCAGCCCATCTCCCGTCATTTTATTGAATGCAGCCATAACATCAGTGACTTAAAATTGCATTGGAATAGAGAAGGTATGGTTAAGTCGCAGAGAGGCGATGATGAACAAAACTCTTTAAGAAGAGAATGGTTCTGGATACAGACTCTGAAAACAGCAACTCCAGTATCATGAACGAAGAATTCAATTTGGCGGTCTTCCTATAACAAATATAGACTAATGATACTCAGAGTATCTACAGTAAGTATGTGATTTtactcttgattttttttttaatgttgatgTAACTGATTCATGAATGGCCACACGCCTGCTGTCCACAGCTGTGTCCAGTATTTATAGCATTGTTCTCGATAACATTATAAGCTCTTAAATGACTTCTTGTAATGTTTTCTATCTGCCTTGTACTGTGTGAGTGTCAGCACCTGTGTAGCGTAAAAAGTTTATTAGCCGCTGAGAGGCTAAGTAGGGGAGGCTATCTGTCCGACTCGCTGGCTCCAATCAAACACGTTGACTCCGCGGCTGacatttgaatgtttatttCAAGCAGTCCGTAGCATCAAACAATGCTGTATGCATATGTGAAACAATGGCGTTTAGTGtagaaacaaaatgtaaaacataaGGTCAACAGAAAATAAGGACTCCCCACTCGCCCCCTCTCTGCCTAACCAGACTGACTGGCTAACAAACAGGTGATATCTCTTCCgctaccaacaccaacaccccccacccccccacccccacccccccgtcaTGCCCCAAATTACCATAAGTGACAGTGAAGCAGTGTGAGCACAACACAGACATGGCTCCTACAACCTGTTCACACATGCAATGTACTATTTAAGGCGGAAGTTGGCATGTTGTCTACAGACACGTTTGTCTGTCATGATTTATtcaactttaaaaaataaaaagttctGAGTGCGAACCAATATCTTCATATTAAATGATTTGAATCCTGCATAACAGCAACCTGTCTGACCACAGTGGTCCTCtattaatgtattattttaaaCTTGTGAATTATAACAGATTTGGTGTAAACTGCAATACATGTTGACATACTGCAACTGTTCTTCAACAAAAGCCTATAATGGAAAATAGTGTGAACCACACTCTTCTTGATGCAATGCAAATTATACATTCACCAATGTGTTTGCATCTGTCTGTATACAAATAAACCTCAACCACAAAAATTGAGGAAGTTGCTGAAAGCTACTCAGAGCAAATGTGTCAACACAATGGAATATATTTTCCATTTACAGATTgataaaacaaatataaaatgaaattcATTTAGACATTAAAACTCAAATACTCTGTTCCATAACATCAGTCACATTGCTTGTGTATGGAGCAAGTTCAGATATCAGCACACCAAGTCTTAGTCCTTTGTCTGGTCTCATGAGTGAGTCATCACAGTCAGAAATAATGGTTGGAGTATCTCAGACTCATCAGAATAACATAATAAACTGCAAGCAGTCATGGACGGGGCTGGCCAGATGTAGCgtaagagaaaaaa encodes:
- the LOC139911083 gene encoding histone H1-like isoform X4, translated to MAEVAPAPAAPAPAKAAKKKAPRPKKAGPSLGELIVKAVSASKERSGVSLAALKKSLAAGGYDVDKNKARVKIAVKSLVAKGALLQTKGTGASGSFKINKKADTKPNKPAKKAAPKAKKPAAKKPLKSPKKATKSPKKVAKKPAAAKKSPKKAKKPAAAKKPAKSPKKATKSPKKVAKSPQKVKAPAKKAAKPKVAKKKAAPKKK
- the LOC139911083 gene encoding histone H1-like isoform X3; this translates as MAEVAPAPAAPAPAKAAKKKAPRPKKAGPSLGELIVKAVSASKERSGVSLAALKKSLAAGGYDVDKNKARVKIAVKSLVAKGALLQTKGTGASGSFKINKKADTKPNKPAKKAAPKAKKPAAKKPLKSPKKATKSPKKVAKKPAAAKKSPKKAKKPAAAKKPAKSPKKATKSPKKVAKSPQKVAKSPKKKAAKPKVAKKKAAPKKK
- the LOC139911083 gene encoding histone H1-like isoform X1 encodes the protein MAEVAPAPAAPAPAKAAKKKAPRPKKAGPSLGELIVKAVSASKERSGVSLAALKKSLAAGGYDVDKNKARVKIAVKSLVAKGALLQTKGTGASGSFKINKKADTKPNKPAKKAAPKAKKPAAKKPLKSPKKATKSPKKVAKKPAAAKKSPKKAKKPAAAKKPAKSPKKATKSPKKVAKSPQKVAKSPKKKVAKKPAAAKKAPAKKAAKPKVAKKKAAPKKK
- the LOC139911083 gene encoding histone H1-like isoform X2, with the translated sequence MAEVAPAPAAPAPAKAAKKKAPRPKKAGPSLGELIVKAVSASKERSGVSLAALKKSLAAGGYDVDKNKARVKIAVKSLVAKGALLQTKGTGASGSFKINKKADTKPNKPAKKAAPKAKKPAAKKPLKSPKKATKSPKKVAKKPAAAKKSPKKAKKPAAAKKPAKSPKKATKSPKKVAKSPQKVAKSPKKKAPAKKAAKPKVAKKKAAPKKK
- the LOC139911083 gene encoding histone H1-like isoform X5 codes for the protein MAEVAPAPAAPAPAKAAKKKAPRPKKAGPSLGELIVKAVSASKERSGVSLAALKKSLAAGGYDVDKNKARVKIAVKSLVAKGALLQTKGTGASGSFKINKKADTKPNKPAKKAAPKAKKPAAKKPLKSPKKATKSPKKVAKKPAAAKKSPKKAKKPAAAKKPAKSPKKATKSPKKVAKSPQKVAKTKKAAKPKVAKKKAAPKKK